Proteins encoded within one genomic window of Gemmatimonas sp. UBA7669:
- a CDS encoding site-specific DNA-methyltransferase produces the protein MTRSQKLELTWVGKDDRPRLEPRILIEDPALSYHAAARVTANDRFDNLLIQGDNLLALKALEQEYAGKVKCVFIDPPYNTGSAFEHYDDGVEHSLWLSMMRDRIDVLYRLLAGDGILFVTIDANELFYLGALLDEHFGRRNRIEVATWKKSYGGGAKSRFFVNQHEYALCYAKDIARLSPFLLPPDPKVLKYYKYQDEYFHVRGPYRLQPLATNSMDRRPNLRYRIVSDDGEDIWPEKQWQWNAERVTAARARGEIVIVKKSGKWSVNYKQYLKDQAGEERGAKPVSVIDGHYTQHGTNESVALFGQDNKFSFPKPEGLVAYLIGCCTSPGDLVLDSFLGSGTTAAVAHKMGRRWIGIELGDHAVTHCVPRLRKVIDGADPGGVTAQSNWKGGGGFRFLRLAPSLLERDHWGNWVVSREYNATMLAEAVCKLHGFRYEPNPQVFWQHGRSTERDYLYVTTQTLDARQLEWLNESVGPDRSLLVLCRAWLGSAEAWPNLSLKKLPNAVLGRCEFGRDDYSLRIAALPDAPVSAADDTESTKAQPEESGAPGQAQSRKAKAKATKRGAQSDPQTDLLAEGDA, from the coding sequence ATGACGCGCTCGCAGAAACTGGAACTCACCTGGGTGGGCAAGGACGACCGTCCGCGCCTCGAACCGCGCATCCTCATCGAAGACCCGGCGCTGTCGTACCACGCGGCGGCACGCGTCACGGCAAATGATCGCTTCGACAACCTGCTCATTCAGGGCGACAACTTGCTCGCGCTCAAGGCGCTGGAGCAGGAGTATGCGGGAAAGGTGAAGTGCGTATTCATCGACCCTCCGTACAACACCGGGAGCGCGTTCGAGCACTACGACGATGGTGTGGAGCACTCGCTGTGGCTATCGATGATGCGCGACCGAATAGATGTGCTCTATCGCTTGCTTGCGGGCGATGGAATTCTGTTCGTAACGATTGATGCGAACGAGCTATTCTACCTCGGAGCGCTGCTAGACGAGCACTTCGGCCGGAGAAATCGAATCGAGGTCGCTACCTGGAAGAAGAGCTACGGTGGCGGCGCAAAATCACGGTTTTTTGTGAACCAGCATGAATACGCACTCTGCTATGCAAAGGACATTGCAAGATTGTCGCCATTCCTCCTGCCTCCTGACCCTAAAGTCCTCAAGTACTACAAGTATCAGGACGAGTACTTTCACGTCCGCGGACCCTATCGACTTCAACCGCTAGCTACCAACAGCATGGATCGCAGGCCAAATCTACGCTATAGGATCGTTAGCGATGACGGCGAGGACATCTGGCCGGAGAAGCAGTGGCAATGGAACGCCGAGCGCGTCACCGCCGCACGCGCGCGCGGTGAAATCGTGATTGTAAAGAAGTCCGGCAAGTGGTCCGTGAACTACAAGCAGTACCTCAAAGATCAAGCCGGTGAAGAACGGGGGGCAAAGCCAGTCTCGGTTATTGACGGGCACTATACGCAGCACGGTACCAACGAGAGCGTGGCGCTCTTCGGTCAGGACAACAAGTTCTCGTTTCCGAAGCCGGAAGGTCTTGTCGCCTATTTGATTGGTTGTTGCACCAGTCCTGGCGACCTCGTACTCGACTCCTTCCTCGGTTCCGGAACCACCGCCGCCGTCGCGCACAAGATGGGCCGCCGCTGGATCGGCATTGAACTAGGCGATCACGCCGTTACTCACTGTGTACCGCGCCTGCGCAAAGTGATCGATGGCGCCGACCCCGGCGGTGTCACAGCGCAGTCCAATTGGAAGGGCGGCGGCGGGTTCCGTTTCCTGCGCCTCGCGCCGTCGCTGCTCGAGCGCGATCACTGGGGCAACTGGGTGGTGAGCCGAGAATACAACGCCACCATGCTCGCCGAGGCGGTGTGCAAGCTGCATGGGTTCCGCTACGAGCCCAATCCGCAAGTGTTCTGGCAGCACGGCAGGAGCACGGAGCGCGACTACCTGTACGTGACCACGCAAACGCTTGATGCGCGCCAGCTGGAGTGGCTCAATGAATCGGTTGGCCCCGACCGCTCGCTGCTGGTGCTCTGTCGCGCCTGGCTGGGTAGCGCCGAAGCGTGGCCCAACCTTTCGCTCAAGAAGCTTCCAAACGCGGTCCTCGGCCGCTGCGAGTTTGGGCGGGACGACTACTCGTTGCGCATTGCGGCCCTGCCCGACGCGCCCGTATCAGCAGCCGATGACACGGAAAGCACCAAAGCCCAACCTGAAGAGAGCGGTGCCCCTGGGCAGGCCC